CACGGAACTCAAAGCGCGCATCGAGGAACTGGAGGCAGAGAAGGAGTCCCTCGAAGCCCAGTTGGACGCGGAGAGCGAGCGCCGCAGCGAGGCCGCCCGTGAGCGACAGGCGGCCGAGCGCCGCGTGAACGAACTCGAAGACCGGGTCGCTGAACTGGAAGACCGCGTCGAGCGCGCGGAGGGCGACGACGCCGGCCCCGAGTTCCGGGCGCGCGTCGACCTGAGAGACGAGCGCTTGGAGCGCGTACTCGGCCTGCTGGAGAGTCTCGACGGCGGCGAGGAAGGGATTCTGACGGCGTACGTGCCCGACGACCCGCCCGAGGCGGTTCGCGAGGCGTTCGGCGACCGGGCGCCGCTGGTCGAGCGCGCCGCGCCGTGTCTCGTCGTCCGGGACCGCGAGGGAATCGTGTCCGCCGCGCTCCGTCCGCCGAACCCACCGGCGGCGTTCTGCGAGTGGGGCGAACGCGCGCGAATCGAGCGCGAGTGGCTGGCGCCCACGGGCCGGTACGCGTTCGCGGTGGTGCGCGCCGACGTGTTCGCGCTCGGCGTCTACGACGCGACCGGCGACGGCGTCGAGCGCGTGCGCTTCGAGGGGTTCGAGAGCGACGTGAAGAGCAAACACTCGAAGGGCGGCTTCTCGCAGGACCGCTTCGAGCGCATCCGCGACGACCAGATTCGGAGCCACGTCGAGAAGGCACGCGAGGCGCTCGCTGACGTGGACGCAGACCGGACGTTCGTCGTCGGACAGGAGACGCTGCTGTCGGCGTTCGACGCCGACGCCACCGCCGCCGTGGACGCCTCGGGGAAGCCCGAGGACGCGCTCGGGAGCGCGCACGCCGACTTCTGGACGGTGGCGCTGTCGCTGCTGTAGCGAGGACGCCCCGCGCCCGGCGGCGGTATTGCCACCGGCTTCAGGTTTAAGGCGGCGGGTGGCGACCGTCTCTGCATGAAGGTCGCACTCCTGGCTCACGAGCAGTTCCCCGACCGCGCGAAGACCGCGGTCGGCGTCCTCCGGTACGCCGACTACGACGTCGCGGCGGTCCTCGACCGCGACAGCGCCGGGTCGCGGGTCACAGACCACGTCCCCGACGTGCAGGACGCGCCGGTCGTCGCGTCGATGAGTGACGTGGACGAGGACGTGGACGCCCTGATTATCGGCATCGCGCCAATCGGCGGCGGCTTCGAGGAGTCGTGGCGCCCGGACGTGCGCGCCGCGCTCGAACGCGGCTGTGACGTGTACGCGGGCCTCCACTACTTCCTCGCCAAGGACGACGAGTTCGCCGACCTCGCCGCCGAACACGGCTGTGAACTCTGGGACGTGCGCAAACCCCCCGAGGACCTCGGGGTCGCCGACGGCGTCGCGGACAGCGTGGACGCCACCGTCGTCA
The nucleotide sequence above comes from Halobacterium litoreum. Encoded proteins:
- a CDS encoding Vms1/Ankzf1 family peptidyl-tRNA hydrolase, whose amino-acid sequence is MLDDLLGRTELKARIEELEAEKESLEAQLDAESERRSEAARERQAAERRVNELEDRVAELEDRVERAEGDDAGPEFRARVDLRDERLERVLGLLESLDGGEEGILTAYVPDDPPEAVREAFGDRAPLVERAAPCLVVRDREGIVSAALRPPNPPAAFCEWGERARIEREWLAPTGRYAFAVVRADVFALGVYDATGDGVERVRFEGFESDVKSKHSKGGFSQDRFERIRDDQIRSHVEKAREALADVDADRTFVVGQETLLSAFDADATAAVDASGKPEDALGSAHADFWTVALSLL